The following coding sequences are from one Betaproteobacteria bacterium window:
- a CDS encoding beta-propeller fold lactonase family protein, which produces MSRTSRLLLTLAAIGLGFSSPARALDRGLAYVSQQNGGVAVIDIGSRKLIRTLDVAAGGPRGIGISKDGRLLVTANKDGGNLSVIDLGGEKPVRHVKIGKNPEFVRVLGERVYVTYEPSAKGGPPPKAGSAPAADDDDDDLVPARIAIVDVKRGKVLREIVSGPETEGIEFSADGRRMAVTNEADNTITVYDLKSGRLLKTVATKAYGDRPRGIKRSPDGKHYAVTLEFGDKLLLLDADFKPVKAVATGKTPYGVAYDRSGARLFVAASRDNALQVFDATSLEKLLDIPVGQRCWHFSFTPDEREILVACGRSNEVLVIDAEKLEVTGSIAVPGLPWGLVTSPKALGSLDQP; this is translated from the coding sequence ATGTCGCGTACTTCCCGTCTATTGCTGACCTTGGCCGCCATCGGCCTTGGCTTTTCCTCCCCTGCGCGGGCGCTGGATCGTGGTCTGGCCTACGTCAGCCAGCAGAACGGCGGCGTCGCCGTCATCGACATCGGCAGCCGCAAGCTGATCCGGACCCTGGATGTCGCAGCCGGCGGCCCACGGGGCATTGGCATCAGCAAGGACGGCCGCCTTCTGGTGACGGCCAACAAGGATGGCGGGAACCTTTCCGTAATCGATCTGGGCGGTGAGAAACCTGTGCGCCACGTCAAGATCGGCAAGAATCCCGAGTTCGTCCGGGTGCTGGGCGAGCGCGTCTACGTCACCTATGAGCCCAGTGCCAAAGGCGGTCCCCCGCCCAAGGCGGGCAGCGCCCCCGCTGCCGACGATGACGACGATGATCTGGTCCCGGCTCGCATCGCCATCGTCGATGTGAAGCGGGGCAAGGTGCTGCGCGAAATCGTCAGCGGCCCGGAAACCGAAGGCATCGAGTTTTCCGCCGACGGGCGCCGCATGGCGGTGACCAACGAGGCCGACAACACCATCACCGTGTACGACCTCAAGAGCGGCCGCCTCCTGAAGACCGTCGCCACCAAGGCGTACGGCGACCGTCCCCGTGGCATCAAGCGCTCGCCGGACGGCAAGCATTACGCCGTGACCCTGGAATTCGGTGACAAGCTTCTCCTGCTCGACGCCGATTTCAAGCCGGTCAAGGCAGTGGCCACGGGCAAGACGCCCTATGGCGTGGCCTACGACCGCAGCGGTGCGCGCCTCTTCGTTGCCGCCTCCCGGGACAATGCCTTGCAGGTCTTCGATGCCACAAGCCTGGAGAAGCTCCTCGACATTCCGGTGGGCCAGCGCTGTTGGCATTTCAGCTTCACTCCGGACGAAAGGGAAATCCTCGTCGCCTGCGGCCGCTCCAACGAAGTGCTCGTCATCGATGCCGAGAAGCTCGAGGTGACCGGAAGCATCGCCGTTCCCGGGCTGCCCTGGGGACTGGTGACTTCACCCAAGGCCCTGGGCAGCCTCGATCAACCCTGA
- a CDS encoding DsbE family thiol:disulfide interchange protein codes for MNKYLWILGGFVALVALLAVGLGLNPRDVPSPLVGKPAPAFALPVLAKPDQAFGPKDMAGKVWLLNVWSSWCVSCRQEHPVLVEFAKRASVPLVGLNYKEVRGDGEFDMSKIAADQETKLAIERASRWLTQHGDPYTLSVLDLDGRVGIDYGVYGVPETYVIDKAGVIRLKHTGPITPDVLGSKILPLVGELSR; via the coding sequence ATGAACAAGTATCTCTGGATTCTCGGTGGCTTCGTCGCCCTGGTGGCGTTGTTGGCCGTCGGCCTCGGCCTCAACCCCCGCGACGTGCCCTCGCCCCTGGTGGGCAAGCCGGCGCCGGCCTTCGCCCTGCCCGTCCTGGCCAAGCCGGACCAGGCCTTCGGCCCCAAGGACATGGCCGGCAAGGTGTGGCTCCTGAACGTCTGGTCCTCCTGGTGCGTCTCCTGCCGCCAGGAACACCCGGTCCTGGTGGAATTCGCCAAACGCGCCAGCGTGCCCCTGGTGGGCCTCAATTACAAGGAGGTCCGCGGCGACGGCGAGTTCGACATGAGCAAGATCGCCGCCGACCAGGAAACCAAGCTCGCCATCGAGCGGGCCAGCCGCTGGCTGACCCAGCACGGCGATCCCTACACCCTTTCCGTCCTCGACCTGGACGGCCGCGTCGGCATCGACTACGGCGTCTATGGCGTGCCCGAGACCTACGTCATCGACAAGGCCGGCGTCATCCGCCTGAAGCACACCGGCCCCATCACGCCGGACGTCCTGGGCAGCAAGATCCTGCCCCTGGTCGGGGAGCTTTCCAGGTGA
- a CDS encoding cytochrome c-type biogenesis protein CcmH, whose translation MKRLFLAFALACFALAATAKDAAPLADDPVAEKRLIKLSEELRCLVCQNQNIADSNAELAQDLRREIRGMIQAGKSDKEIIDFMVARYGDFVLYRPPVKATTVLLWAGPLLLMFLGLVALVRYLRQRNLQVTDDSPLSADEARRAEALLNETRNP comes from the coding sequence GTGAAGCGGCTGTTCCTCGCCTTCGCCCTCGCCTGCTTTGCCCTCGCCGCCACGGCCAAGGATGCGGCACCGCTGGCCGACGACCCGGTGGCGGAAAAACGCCTGATCAAACTCTCCGAGGAACTGCGCTGCCTGGTCTGCCAGAACCAGAACATCGCCGATTCCAACGCCGAACTGGCCCAGGACCTGCGCCGGGAAATCCGCGGCATGATCCAGGCCGGCAAGTCGGACAAGGAAATCATCGACTTCATGGTGGCCCGCTACGGCGACTTCGTCCTCTACCGGCCGCCGGTCAAGGCCACGACCGTCCTGCTCTGGGCCGGCCCCCTGCTGCTCATGTTCCTCGGCCTGGTCGCCCTCGTCCGCTACCTGAGGCAGCGCAACCTCCAGGTCACCGACGATTCTCCCCTCTCCGCCGACGAGGCCCGCCGCGCCGAGGCCCTCCTCAACGAAACCCGCAACCCATGA
- a CDS encoding TonB-dependent receptor, with translation MSTRIWTRSTLCLAVGAAFCGAATAQSTVQLPTVEVVGTTPLSGLGVAREQVPANVQSTRARDLREKEAQNLPEFMARQLPSVNVNEIQGNPYQADLNYRGFVASPLLGTPQGLSVYLDGVRANEAFGDTVNWDLIPKSAIASMDLMPGSNPLFGLNTLGGALSLRTKNGFDDAGGEVEISAGSFGRRNVEASYGGNRGTLGWFVAADWFDEDGWRDHSPSEVKQFFGKLSHRGERLEADLSLTHGRSDLIGNGVLPLSMLRERRDQIFTYPDNTKNEMTQIALTGKWWLSDASNLSGSLYHRRTRTSTLNGDANDDYEDAYEDAVLNATPLPTETGVHNRTRTIQDGSGASLQWNLIDDRHTLALGVSHDQARVRFRQTAAEGVIDAGRGVSDLEEDELENKLRGTTRTSSLFITDTYALTPALHLSASARYNYSRVKTIDELNPSAPHNLDGDHRYRKLNPALGLTWQAMPSLNAYVGFNQGTRVPTPIELGCADSDHPCSLPNAMAADPFLKQVVSRTLEAGLRGKLAGDIRWNAGVFRTLSKDDILFVGTSTSAGYFDNFGETLRQGIELGASGRYRRFDWSASYSYLHATFRSDACVLAENNSSAGASALCAGDEIRVKSGDRIPGLPAHSLKLGLSWKALDWLRVGGDVQAFSSQYVRGNENNQHRAGSTGGETYEGPGKIPGYAIVNVNADADLGAGWEMFAKVTNLFDKHYATGGILAENPFANGAFQADPDDWRHETFVAPGAPRAGWIGVRYRFGGR, from the coding sequence ATGTCTACGCGAATCTGGACCCGCAGTACCCTCTGCCTCGCCGTCGGTGCCGCCTTTTGCGGCGCCGCTACCGCCCAATCCACCGTGCAATTGCCCACCGTCGAGGTGGTCGGGACGACGCCTCTGTCGGGCCTGGGCGTGGCGCGGGAACAGGTGCCGGCCAACGTCCAGTCCACCCGCGCCCGGGACTTGCGCGAGAAGGAAGCCCAGAATCTGCCCGAATTCATGGCCCGCCAACTGCCCAGCGTCAATGTGAATGAAATCCAGGGCAACCCCTATCAGGCCGATCTCAATTACCGGGGCTTCGTCGCCTCGCCCCTCCTGGGCACTCCCCAGGGGCTTTCGGTGTACCTGGACGGCGTGCGGGCCAACGAAGCCTTCGGCGATACCGTCAATTGGGATCTCATCCCCAAGTCCGCCATCGCCTCCATGGACCTGATGCCGGGTTCCAACCCCCTCTTCGGGCTCAATACCCTGGGCGGCGCCCTGTCTCTGCGCACCAAGAATGGTTTTGACGATGCCGGGGGCGAGGTCGAGATTTCTGCTGGCAGCTTCGGTCGCCGCAACGTGGAGGCCTCCTACGGCGGAAATCGCGGCACCCTGGGCTGGTTCGTCGCCGCCGACTGGTTTGACGAAGATGGTTGGCGCGATCATTCTCCCTCGGAGGTGAAACAGTTTTTCGGCAAGCTCTCCCATCGCGGGGAGCGCCTGGAAGCCGACCTATCCCTCACCCACGGCCGATCGGACCTGATCGGCAACGGCGTCCTGCCCCTGTCGATGTTGCGCGAACGGCGGGACCAGATTTTCACCTACCCCGACAACACGAAAAACGAGATGACCCAGATCGCCCTCACGGGCAAGTGGTGGCTCTCGGACGCCAGCAATCTGTCGGGTAGTCTCTACCATCGTCGCACGCGGACCAGTACCCTGAACGGGGACGCCAACGACGACTACGAGGACGCCTACGAGGACGCCGTCCTCAACGCGACCCCCCTGCCGACGGAAACCGGGGTCCACAACCGGACCCGCACCATCCAGGATGGGAGCGGGGCCTCCCTGCAATGGAATCTGATCGACGACCGCCACACCCTGGCCCTGGGCGTGTCCCACGATCAGGCCCGGGTGCGCTTCCGTCAGACCGCCGCCGAAGGGGTGATCGACGCCGGGCGCGGCGTCTCCGACCTGGAGGAGGACGAACTGGAAAACAAGTTGCGCGGCACCACCCGTACCAGCAGCCTGTTCATCACCGACACCTACGCCCTCACCCCGGCCCTCCACCTGAGCGCCTCAGCGCGCTACAACTACAGCCGGGTGAAGACGATAGACGAACTCAATCCATCCGCACCCCACAACCTGGATGGCGACCATCGCTACCGCAAGCTCAATCCCGCCCTGGGGCTGACCTGGCAGGCCATGCCTTCCCTCAATGCCTATGTCGGGTTCAACCAGGGCACCCGGGTGCCGACCCCCATCGAACTGGGTTGCGCCGACTCGGACCATCCCTGCTCCCTGCCCAACGCCATGGCCGCCGACCCCTTCCTCAAGCAGGTGGTGTCCCGCACCCTGGAAGCCGGCTTACGCGGCAAGCTGGCCGGCGACATCCGCTGGAACGCCGGCGTCTTCCGCACCCTCAGCAAGGACGACATCCTCTTCGTGGGAACGTCCACCAGCGCCGGCTACTTCGACAATTTCGGCGAAACCCTGCGCCAGGGCATCGAACTCGGGGCCAGCGGGCGCTATCGCCGCTTCGACTGGAGCGCCAGCTACAGCTATCTGCACGCCACCTTCCGGTCAGACGCCTGCGTCCTGGCGGAAAACAACAGCAGCGCCGGGGCTTCGGCCCTGTGTGCGGGCGACGAAATCCGCGTCAAGTCCGGTGACCGCATTCCCGGCCTGCCTGCCCACAGCCTGAAGCTCGGCCTGTCCTGGAAGGCCCTGGACTGGCTGCGGGTGGGCGGCGACGTGCAGGCCTTCAGCAGCCAGTACGTGCGGGGCAACGAGAACAACCAGCACCGTGCCGGCAGCACTGGCGGGGAAACCTACGAAGGCCCCGGCAAGATTCCCGGTTACGCCATCGTCAACGTCAATGCCGACGCCGACCTGGGAGCAGGCTGGGAAATGTTCGCCAAGGTCACCAACCTGTTCGACAAGCATTACGCCACCGGGGGCATCCTGGCGGAGAACCCCTTTGCCAACGGCGCCTTCCAGGCCGATCCCGACGACTGGAGGCACGAAACCTTCGTCGCTCCCGGCGCGCCACGGGCGGGCTGGATTGGGGTGCGCTATCGCTTCGGCGGACGCTGA
- a CDS encoding DUF4160 domain-containing protein yields the protein MPTVLRSGPFRFFFYAGDGNEPPHIHVARDKAVAKFWLDPVMLVTSEDFTRVDLSRLTKLVTEHRKTLLEAWNDYFHA from the coding sequence ATGCCTACGGTTCTACGCAGCGGCCCTTTTCGTTTTTTCTTCTATGCCGGCGACGGCAACGAACCTCCGCATATCCACGTTGCCCGGGACAAGGCAGTGGCAAAATTCTGGCTCGATCCGGTGATGCTGGTCACCAGTGAAGATTTCACCCGCGTCGACCTGAGCCGATTGACAAAACTTGTAACCGAACATCGCAAGACTCTTCTGGAGGCCTGGAATGACTACTTCCACGCTTGA
- the ccmI gene encoding c-type cytochrome biogenesis protein CcmI: MTLFAVFATLLIVVVAAFLLPPLWFGRRPDNAVTERREANLAIFRDQLAELEKEKSEGSLTEPDFEQARRELQHRLLQEVNEDLAVAQQSRAPSRKAALALLVALPLAAVGVYHQLGTPAALDPQARVARPQVTPQQIEAMVSKLAERLKANPDDPKGWVMLGRSYKAMGRLAEAAEAYGKGETLVRQDAGLLTEYAETLAMAGNTGFVGKPRELVDAALKLDPENGHALLLAGAAAMQAGQRAEALRYWEKLLPMVEPGTEIEAMLKSSIEKLRQPAK; this comes from the coding sequence ATGACTCTTTTTGCCGTTTTCGCGACGCTGCTCATCGTCGTCGTCGCTGCCTTCCTGTTGCCTCCCCTATGGTTCGGCAGACGGCCGGACAACGCCGTCACCGAGCGCCGCGAAGCCAATTTGGCCATCTTTCGTGACCAACTGGCGGAACTGGAAAAGGAAAAGAGCGAAGGCAGCCTGACCGAACCCGATTTCGAGCAGGCCCGGCGGGAACTCCAGCACCGCCTGCTGCAGGAAGTGAACGAAGATCTCGCCGTAGCCCAGCAGAGCCGCGCCCCCAGCCGCAAGGCGGCCCTCGCCCTGCTCGTCGCCCTGCCTCTCGCCGCGGTGGGCGTCTATCACCAACTGGGCACGCCGGCCGCCCTGGATCCGCAGGCCCGCGTCGCCCGACCCCAGGTGACGCCGCAGCAGATCGAAGCCATGGTCAGCAAGCTTGCCGAGCGCCTCAAGGCCAATCCGGACGATCCCAAGGGCTGGGTCATGCTGGGCCGTTCCTACAAGGCCATGGGCCGCCTGGCGGAAGCCGCCGAGGCCTACGGCAAGGGTGAAACCCTGGTCCGCCAGGACGCCGGCCTGCTCACCGAATACGCCGAAACCCTGGCCATGGCGGGCAATACCGGCTTCGTCGGCAAGCCGCGGGAATTGGTGGATGCTGCCTTGAAGCTCGATCCGGAAAACGGCCACGCCCTGCTCCTGGCCGGCGCCGCCGCCATGCAGGCCGGCCAGCGGGCCGAAGCACTCCGCTATTGGGAAAAGCTGCTGCCCATGGTCGAACCGGGAACGGAAATCGAGGCCATGCTGAAGAGCAGCATCGAAAAACTGCGCCAGCCGGCCAAGTAG
- the ccmE gene encoding cytochrome c maturation protein CcmE → MKTRHKRLALIGGALAILGVIAALVLNALNSNIALYISPTDVAAGKAPQDKLFRIGGLVKEGSLKRQADGVTVSFVVTDTDKDLTVNYKGILPDLFKEGKGVVAQGKLGGEGVFVASEVLAKHDENYMPPEAAKAVGDAHARAAEKKAAEAGGAPAKPTASY, encoded by the coding sequence ATGAAGACCCGCCACAAACGCCTCGCCCTCATCGGCGGCGCCCTTGCCATTCTCGGCGTCATCGCCGCCCTGGTCCTGAACGCCCTCAACAGCAACATCGCCCTCTACATCTCCCCCACCGACGTGGCTGCCGGCAAGGCACCCCAGGACAAGCTTTTCCGCATCGGCGGCCTGGTCAAGGAAGGCAGCCTCAAGCGCCAGGCCGACGGCGTCACCGTGAGCTTCGTCGTCACCGATACCGACAAGGACCTCACCGTCAATTACAAGGGCATCCTCCCCGACCTGTTCAAGGAAGGGAAGGGCGTGGTGGCCCAGGGCAAACTGGGCGGCGAAGGCGTTTTCGTGGCCAGCGAAGTGCTGGCCAAGCACGACGAGAACTACATGCCGCCGGAAGCCGCCAAGGCCGTCGGCGACGCCCACGCCCGGGCGGCCGAGAAGAAGGCGGCGGAAGCGGGCGGTGCGCCCGCCAAGCCGACGGCCAGTTACTGA
- the ccmD gene encoding heme exporter protein CcmD, whose amino-acid sequence MIHWNSFADFLAMGGYAGYVWGSFGVTALIMIVEPILVARHRKNTLALLKRQLRAESRSQSGKPDA is encoded by the coding sequence ATGATCCACTGGAATAGCTTCGCCGACTTCCTGGCCATGGGCGGGTACGCTGGCTACGTCTGGGGCTCCTTCGGGGTCACCGCCCTCATCATGATCGTTGAACCGATCCTGGTCGCCCGCCATCGAAAGAACACCCTCGCCCTCCTGAAGCGCCAGTTGCGCGCCGAATCCCGCAGCCAATCCGGAAAACCCGACGCATGA
- a CDS encoding heme lyase CcmF/NrfE family subunit yields the protein MIPELGHFALILALVVAGILGTLPLIGAHRNRLAWVALARPAAGAFALLVTFSFACLTQAFVANDFSVVYVAQHSNSLLPTPYRVAGVWGGHEGSLLLWMLMLSWWAAAVVLFSRQLPETMVARVLGVLGLVAFGFLLFILVTSNPFERLLPAAEEGRDLNPLLQDPGLIIHPPLLYMGYVGFSVAFAFAIAALLSGQLDAAWARWSRPWTTAAWIFLTLGIAMGSWWAYYELGWGGWWFWDPVENASFMPWLVGTALVHSLAVTEKRGSFKNWTVLLAISAFSLSLLGTFLVRSGVLTSVHAFATDPARGIFILIFLVAVIGSSLALFAWRAPKVGLGGRFGLVSRESLLLTNNVLLVVAAGTVLLGTLYPLLIDALALGKISVGPPYFNAVFVPVMAPALFLMGVGPFARWKEASLAEIARTVRWAFAVAVVVAVALPLAYGSWTPLVGLGLLLAAWIVATAVLNFVERVQHTRAGQPFLTAALKQPRHFYGMHLAHIGIAVFTVGVAMVGGFQDEKDVKMEPGDTVTVAGYSFRFNGVKGVEGPNYSAARGDVDLSVDGKFLRKMAPEKRNYHSSAMPMTEAAIDAGFLRDVYVSLGEPIERDKPEGAWAVRVYYKPFVDWIWGGCVLMALGGLMAMLDRRYRVKARCAATLPAGAQNA from the coding sequence ATGATCCCCGAACTCGGTCACTTCGCCCTTATCCTGGCCCTAGTCGTGGCCGGCATCCTCGGCACCCTGCCCCTCATCGGCGCCCACAGGAACCGTCTGGCGTGGGTGGCACTGGCCCGTCCGGCCGCCGGGGCCTTCGCCCTGCTGGTGACCTTTTCCTTCGCCTGCCTGACCCAGGCCTTCGTCGCCAACGACTTCTCGGTGGTCTATGTGGCCCAGCATTCCAACTCGCTGCTGCCCACCCCCTACCGGGTGGCCGGCGTCTGGGGCGGCCACGAGGGGTCGCTCTTGCTGTGGATGCTGATGCTCTCCTGGTGGGCCGCCGCCGTCGTGCTCTTCTCCCGCCAACTGCCGGAAACCATGGTGGCCCGCGTCCTTGGCGTGCTGGGGCTGGTGGCCTTCGGCTTCCTGCTCTTCATCCTGGTCACCTCCAACCCCTTCGAGCGCCTGCTGCCCGCCGCCGAGGAAGGCCGCGACCTCAACCCGCTCTTGCAGGATCCGGGCCTCATCATCCACCCGCCGCTCCTGTACATGGGCTACGTGGGTTTCTCGGTGGCCTTCGCCTTCGCCATCGCCGCGCTGCTTTCCGGCCAGCTCGACGCCGCCTGGGCGCGCTGGTCCCGGCCGTGGACCACCGCCGCCTGGATCTTCCTCACCCTGGGTATCGCCATGGGCTCCTGGTGGGCCTACTACGAGTTGGGCTGGGGCGGCTGGTGGTTCTGGGATCCGGTGGAGAACGCCTCCTTCATGCCCTGGCTGGTGGGGACGGCCCTGGTTCATAGCCTGGCGGTGACGGAAAAGCGCGGCAGTTTCAAGAACTGGACGGTGCTGCTGGCCATCTCGGCCTTCTCCCTCTCCCTGCTGGGCACCTTCCTGGTCCGCTCCGGGGTGCTGACCTCGGTGCATGCCTTCGCCACCGACCCGGCCCGGGGCATCTTCATCCTCATCTTCCTGGTTGCCGTCATCGGCTCGTCCCTGGCGCTCTTCGCCTGGCGGGCGCCCAAGGTCGGCCTGGGCGGGCGTTTCGGCCTGGTCTCGCGGGAATCCCTGCTGCTCACCAACAACGTTTTGCTGGTGGTGGCCGCCGGTACCGTGCTGCTGGGCACCCTCTACCCGCTGCTCATCGACGCCCTGGCCCTGGGCAAGATTTCCGTCGGCCCCCCCTACTTCAACGCCGTCTTCGTGCCGGTGATGGCGCCGGCGCTCTTTCTCATGGGCGTCGGACCCTTCGCCCGCTGGAAGGAGGCCTCCTTGGCCGAAATCGCCCGCACCGTGCGCTGGGCCTTCGCTGTCGCGGTCGTGGTGGCCGTCGCCCTGCCCCTGGCCTACGGCAGCTGGACGCCCCTGGTCGGCCTCGGCCTCCTGCTGGCGGCCTGGATCGTCGCCACCGCGGTGCTCAATTTCGTCGAGCGGGTGCAGCATACCCGCGCCGGCCAGCCTTTCCTCACCGCCGCCCTGAAGCAGCCGCGCCACTTCTACGGCATGCATCTGGCCCACATCGGCATCGCCGTTTTCACGGTCGGCGTCGCCATGGTGGGCGGTTTCCAGGACGAGAAGGACGTCAAGATGGAACCCGGCGACACCGTCACCGTGGCCGGCTACAGCTTCAGATTCAACGGCGTGAAGGGGGTCGAGGGCCCCAATTACAGCGCCGCCCGGGGCGATGTGGATTTGTCGGTGGACGGCAAGTTTCTGCGCAAGATGGCGCCGGAAAAACGCAATTACCACTCCTCCGCCATGCCTATGACCGAGGCGGCCATCGACGCCGGCTTCCTGCGCGACGTCTATGTCTCCCTCGGCGAGCCCATCGAGCGGGACAAGCCCGAAGGGGCCTGGGCGGTGCGCGTCTACTACAAACCCTTCGTGGACTGGATTTGGGGCGGTTGCGTCCTGATGGCCCTGGGCGGCCTCATGGCCATGCTCGACCGCCGCTACCGGGTCAAGGCCCGTTGCGCTGCCACCCTCCCCGCCGGAGCCCAAAACGCATGA
- a CDS encoding DUF2442 domain-containing protein, translated as MTTSTLELEIPEIAGLLLSDDTLTVDLADGRSLSAPIAWYPRLAAGSAAERANWELVGRGHGIHWPDLDEDISVENLLAGHGSAERPASFKRWLAARGA; from the coding sequence ATGACTACTTCCACGCTTGAACTCGAGATTCCGGAAATCGCCGGCCTACTGCTTTCCGACGACACGCTGACGGTGGACCTGGCCGATGGCCGGTCGCTGTCCGCCCCCATTGCGTGGTATCCCCGCCTCGCTGCCGGCTCCGCCGCCGAGCGAGCCAATTGGGAACTTGTCGGCCGTGGCCATGGCATCCACTGGCCGGATCTGGACGAGGACATCAGCGTCGAGAACCTGCTCGCCGGCCATGGCTCTGCGGAGCGCCCTGCCTCCTTCAAGCGCTGGCTGGCTGCGCGAGGAGCCTGA
- a CDS encoding nitrate reductase cytochrome c-type subunit — MNHSLKTTFAILATAACWALAPQAIGQEAPKPMRGADVAAPDQAPEAKQYLGGKPGGQQKVARTFKSQPPVIPHAVENFDEISLEENQCLSCHGADTYKKKKAPKAGDSHFVDREGRKLDAASAARHNCVQCHVPQVDAPPLVENDFKGDVAATKPAKKN; from the coding sequence ATGAACCACTCTTTGAAGACGACTTTTGCCATCCTGGCGACCGCCGCCTGCTGGGCACTTGCTCCGCAGGCCATCGGGCAGGAAGCCCCAAAGCCCATGCGGGGTGCCGACGTCGCGGCCCCCGATCAGGCTCCGGAGGCCAAACAGTATCTGGGCGGCAAGCCCGGCGGGCAGCAGAAGGTGGCGCGCACCTTCAAGAGTCAGCCGCCGGTGATTCCCCATGCGGTCGAGAATTTCGACGAAATCAGCCTGGAGGAAAACCAGTGCCTGAGTTGCCATGGAGCCGATACCTACAAGAAGAAGAAAGCTCCCAAGGCCGGCGACAGTCACTTTGTGGACCGTGAAGGGCGCAAGCTCGATGCCGCGTCGGCGGCTCGCCACAACTGCGTCCAGTGCCACGTGCCCCAGGTGGATGCCCCGCCGCTGGTGGAAAACGACTTCAAGGGCGACGTTGCCGCCACCAAGCCGGCCAAGAAAAACTGA
- the napH gene encoding quinol dehydrogenase ferredoxin subunit NapH: MSATAKRRTGAEAVAVKGWFAAHKWLLLRRLSQLGILALFLLGPLAGLWIVKGNLSYSLTLGVLPLTDAYVVLQSLMTGHVPEKLGFIGVAIVVAFYFLVGGRVYCSWVCPVNLVTDAAGWLRERLGLKGSIHLARETRFWILAMTGIGSALTGVVLWELVNPVSMLHRGLIFGLGTAWTIVLAVFLFDLFVMSRGWCGHLCPVGAFYGLLGRWSPLRVSAPARAACNDCMDCYEICPEPQVIRPALKGGGSPVILAASCTNCGRCIDVCSKDVFRFGARFANPETTPPAAPAEASGSAT; this comes from the coding sequence ATGAGCGCCACCGCCAAGCGCCGCACCGGTGCCGAAGCCGTCGCCGTCAAGGGCTGGTTCGCCGCCCACAAGTGGCTGCTGCTGCGCCGCCTGTCCCAACTGGGCATCCTGGCGCTCTTCCTCCTGGGCCCCCTGGCCGGTCTGTGGATCGTCAAGGGCAACCTCAGCTACAGCCTGACCCTGGGCGTCCTGCCCCTCACCGACGCCTACGTCGTCCTGCAGTCTCTGATGACCGGGCATGTGCCGGAAAAGTTGGGGTTCATCGGCGTCGCCATCGTCGTCGCCTTCTATTTTCTGGTGGGCGGTCGCGTCTATTGCAGCTGGGTGTGCCCGGTCAACCTGGTCACCGACGCTGCCGGCTGGCTGCGCGAGCGCCTGGGCCTGAAGGGCAGCATCCATCTGGCCCGGGAAACCCGCTTCTGGATACTGGCCATGACCGGGATCGGCTCCGCCCTGACCGGCGTGGTGCTGTGGGAGCTGGTCAACCCCGTTTCCATGCTCCACCGCGGCCTCATCTTCGGCCTGGGAACCGCCTGGACGATCGTCCTGGCCGTCTTTCTCTTCGACCTTTTCGTCATGAGCCGGGGCTGGTGCGGCCACCTCTGCCCGGTGGGCGCCTTCTACGGCCTTCTCGGCCGCTGGAGCCCTCTGCGCGTCAGCGCTCCCGCCCGCGCCGCCTGCAACGACTGCATGGACTGTTACGAGATTTGCCCGGAACCCCAGGTCATCCGCCCCGCCCTCAAAGGAGGCGGCAGCCCGGTGATCCTGGCCGCCAGCTGTACCAACTGCGGCCGTTGCATCGACGTCTGTTCCAAGGACGTCTTTCGCTTCGGAGCCCGATTCGCCAACCCGGAAACGACACCGCCTGCGGCTCCCGCGGAGGCGTCGGGTTCTGCCACGTGA